A stretch of Rubinisphaera margarita DNA encodes these proteins:
- a CDS encoding TatD family hydrolase has product MQAPPPLIDSHAHFDEPSLAGELEQLLGNCRENGVIGVLTIGTTVESSRASIELARKHTEIYAAVGIHPNYVSQVGPSDWDQITKLAEDDLVKAVGETGLDRYWKETPIEDQIDYFRRHLELSRALGKPFIVHCRDAEEDVLVVLEEDAKQGPLNGVMHSFCGSAETARRCLDWGMMISFSGMLTFKRNIELRELAATVPHDRLLVETDAPYLAPMPYRGKRNQPAYVKHTAEVLAETLGVSYNDVCELTTNNARRFLKIEG; this is encoded by the coding sequence ATGCAAGCTCCTCCGCCACTTATCGACAGTCACGCCCATTTCGACGAGCCGTCCCTCGCTGGCGAACTCGAGCAGCTTCTCGGCAACTGCCGCGAGAATGGCGTTATCGGCGTACTCACGATCGGCACCACGGTTGAAAGCAGCAGGGCGTCCATTGAACTGGCCCGGAAGCACACGGAGATCTATGCCGCGGTCGGAATTCATCCGAATTACGTCAGTCAGGTCGGGCCGTCGGACTGGGACCAGATTACGAAGCTGGCCGAAGACGATCTTGTGAAAGCGGTCGGAGAAACCGGTCTCGACCGATACTGGAAAGAAACGCCGATCGAAGACCAGATCGACTATTTCCGCCGGCATCTCGAACTGAGCCGGGCGCTTGGCAAGCCGTTCATTGTTCATTGTCGCGACGCCGAAGAAGACGTGCTGGTCGTCCTCGAAGAAGACGCGAAGCAGGGGCCGCTCAACGGAGTGATGCACTCCTTCTGCGGTTCCGCCGAGACGGCTCGCCGCTGCCTCGACTGGGGCATGATGATTTCGTTCTCCGGGATGCTGACCTTCAAGCGGAACATCGAACTGCGGGAACTGGCGGCCACCGTGCCTCACGATCGGCTGCTCGTCGAAACGGATGCTCCCTATCTGGCTCCGATGCCGTATCGCGGCAAGCGAAACCAGCCGGCTTACGTGAAGCACACCGCGGAAGTACTCGCAGAAACTCTGGGCGTCAGCTATAACGACGTGTGTGAACTGACCACGAACAACGCCCGCCGGTTTTTGAAGATCGAAGGGTAA
- a CDS encoding sulfatase family protein, with the protein MVRRLLACCLLAIACCSHAVAAEDRLPDIVVYLVDDLSALDLPVYGGTNIETPAIDALAAEGMTFDRAFVASPACAPSRAALLTGLMPARNGAEENHTYPREGTVRLPRILNQLGYQTAAFGKVAHSKSAKNYGFDTIDLHKEIPELRNTVKAFLENRDDPRPLALFVGVSDPHVPWPSESTVDPESMSLPPKLLDTPQTRVQRSRYLQEVKDLDAWLGELRELTDKHLATDTLFLFSSDHGAQFPFGKWTLYDEGIRVPLIVARSGKIPEGARTDAMVSWVDILPTLIDIADGSVPDNLDGRSFAPVLRGETDSHRQRIFTTHSGDRQMNVYLSRSVRTDRYKLIWNPHPDFAFTTHIDLLLRETSGDYFKQWTERAKTDKRAAKIVASHHGRPEFELFDLQKDPLEQNNLAGSERVRDVQQDLLAELKAWIERQGDKLTVFHEPLMLNEPETWKPRGR; encoded by the coding sequence ATGGTGCGCCGCCTTCTTGCCTGTTGCCTGCTCGCGATTGCATGTTGTTCGCATGCTGTTGCTGCTGAGGATCGCCTGCCCGATATTGTCGTCTATCTTGTCGACGACCTGTCCGCCCTGGATTTGCCCGTCTACGGCGGAACGAACATCGAAACGCCCGCCATCGATGCACTGGCCGCCGAAGGAATGACGTTTGATCGCGCGTTCGTGGCCAGCCCCGCCTGTGCTCCCAGCCGGGCGGCTCTGTTAACAGGGCTGATGCCGGCTCGGAATGGGGCGGAAGAAAATCATACCTATCCGCGCGAGGGAACGGTTCGCCTGCCCCGCATTCTGAACCAGCTCGGTTATCAGACCGCGGCTTTCGGCAAGGTGGCCCATTCAAAAAGTGCGAAGAACTACGGCTTCGACACCATCGACCTGCACAAAGAAATTCCCGAGTTGCGGAACACCGTGAAAGCGTTCCTCGAAAATCGCGACGACCCGCGACCGCTCGCATTGTTCGTTGGAGTCTCTGATCCGCACGTGCCCTGGCCGAGCGAATCGACCGTCGACCCGGAATCAATGAGCCTGCCTCCAAAGTTGCTGGACACCCCGCAAACTCGGGTCCAGCGGTCTCGGTATCTGCAGGAGGTCAAAGATCTGGATGCCTGGCTGGGCGAACTCCGAGAACTGACCGACAAGCACCTGGCGACTGATACGTTGTTCCTCTTCTCCAGCGACCATGGAGCCCAGTTCCCCTTCGGCAAATGGACGCTGTACGACGAAGGCATCCGCGTGCCGTTGATCGTCGCTCGCTCCGGGAAGATTCCCGAGGGAGCCCGAACCGATGCGATGGTCAGCTGGGTCGACATACTGCCCACGCTGATTGACATTGCCGACGGCTCCGTGCCCGACAATCTCGACGGACGCTCTTTCGCCCCCGTGCTTCGGGGAGAGACTGATTCGCATCGGCAGCGGATCTTCACCACGCACAGCGGCGACCGCCAGATGAACGTCTACCTGAGTCGCTCTGTTCGCACCGATCGATACAAGCTGATCTGGAATCCGCATCCGGACTTCGCGTTCACGACGCATATCGATCTACTGCTGCGTGAAACCTCGGGAGACTATTTCAAGCAATGGACCGAACGAGCGAAGACGGACAAGCGGGCCGCAAAGATCGTCGCCAGTCATCACGGCCGCCCCGAGTTCGAACTGTTCGACCTGCAAAAAGACCCCCTCGAACAGAACAACCTCGCTGGCAGCGAGCGTGTCCGGGATGTTCAACAGGATCTTCTCGCCGAGCTGAAAGCCTGGATTGAACGACAGGGTGATAAGTTGACCGTGTTTCATGAACCGCTCATGCTGAATGAGCCGGAGACGTGGAAGCCTCGCGGGAGGTAG
- a CDS encoding M20 family metallopeptidase, with protein sequence MTLQRALDYQRTLVNMPSVSCDSNRPISESIETTLQTLGFQTETVVYTDEQQLEKVSVIATRGSGTGGLLYSAHSDVVPADAWSFPEAGPFECFQTSERVYGRGSCDMKGSLACFLAAVESVADRELRAPLSIICTSDEELGFYGAGHVVKQSHLYRQFVDQQPVTIIGEPTLLEVVHAHKGVYVFKAIAWGRAGHSSTSHGINANLAMIPFLQEMLSLYHETAENPLWQDTTFDPPGISWNIGINDFTYASNITPERSECTVCFRPMPNQPADDLMERARKAAEKHGLDFIVETAAPPFHSPSDADYVRDLLELAGQQASRTVSYASDAAMFGDLKKKVICGPGDIVQAHTEDEWISLDQLEQGTSLYRRMIERFCL encoded by the coding sequence ATGACACTGCAGCGGGCGTTAGATTACCAGCGAACGCTGGTGAATATGCCATCGGTCAGTTGCGACTCCAATCGCCCGATCAGCGAATCGATCGAGACCACCTTGCAGACACTGGGGTTCCAGACTGAGACCGTTGTCTACACCGATGAGCAGCAGTTGGAGAAGGTGAGCGTCATCGCCACACGCGGCTCCGGGACGGGCGGCCTCCTCTATAGTGCCCATTCCGATGTCGTCCCGGCCGACGCCTGGAGCTTTCCGGAAGCCGGCCCTTTTGAATGCTTCCAGACCAGCGAACGGGTGTACGGTCGCGGCAGCTGCGACATGAAAGGGTCACTCGCCTGTTTTCTTGCCGCTGTTGAATCCGTCGCCGACCGCGAACTGCGGGCCCCGCTTTCGATCATCTGCACGTCCGATGAAGAACTCGGCTTCTACGGAGCCGGTCATGTCGTGAAGCAGTCTCACCTCTACCGACAGTTTGTCGATCAGCAGCCCGTCACGATTATTGGCGAGCCGACGCTGCTCGAAGTCGTCCACGCTCATAAAGGTGTCTATGTCTTCAAGGCGATTGCCTGGGGACGAGCCGGGCATTCGAGTACGTCGCACGGCATCAACGCGAATCTGGCCATGATTCCGTTCCTGCAGGAGATGCTGAGCCTGTATCACGAGACGGCTGAAAATCCCCTCTGGCAGGACACGACCTTCGATCCGCCCGGAATCAGCTGGAACATCGGCATCAACGACTTCACGTACGCCTCAAACATTACGCCAGAACGGAGCGAGTGCACCGTCTGCTTCCGCCCGATGCCCAACCAGCCAGCCGATGATCTGATGGAACGGGCCCGCAAAGCTGCGGAGAAACACGGCCTCGACTTCATCGTCGAAACCGCTGCCCCGCCGTTCCATTCCCCGTCCGACGCCGATTATGTCCGCGATCTGCTCGAACTCGCAGGTCAACAGGCGTCCAGAACTGTCAGCTACGCCAGCGACGCAGCGATGTTCGGCGACCTAAAGAAGAAAGTCATCTGCGGCCCCGGCGACATCGTCCAGGCCCACACTGAAGACGAATGGATCTCCCTCGACCAGCTGGAACAGGGAACCAGTCTGTACCGAAGAATGATCGAACGCTTCTGTCTGTAA
- a CDS encoding BBP7 family outer membrane beta-barrel protein: MNDIIDCSWLKPVAGRLCLLLCSSVGASFPVAAYAQQPDVVHAIGEYPPGMMPGAGIQQVQLPQSRQYYEYLPSGRDWDQYSDSPLDRFLKQVGSQTYTRFDYLLWSVSDPSQSIIGAPGKRLNENVGFEKPAFIDMARANQVTGLDQFYPVRNPLLRSNPDGLVLIQIWESDPSELVDLDGDLFEYDIIDADGDGINDDDNDLDIFPRVTNTQKLSFLRGDENPGVGGGNVLVPSTGTAGDPAQVAVLTVGRLANTRSFQLDNNNGFRGVIGLDTTFGAIEFDFFTMGRSDTGLEFVPIPDGLLGTPGGAVSGAAADPAVIPFLVNGQMAPDIFDTAGNLITDSNNYYVIFNDTYRATYQSEAWGFDPNIYWTLNERPDRFKLAGSLGFRYFDFREQFRQVGSFTQEAPDPLRPFYVYDNELQDTNTSTSDDLLSVINSVTENRVMGPQIGLRSQIGDDRVSFNLDTHVMAGVNTWEAEVAVDDLLFVGDDNFTEASSTNFSAGFEMVLDARVRLRDHVTLTAGYNFLWFTDITRPDENIYYNINATRLPATANGTASVGPDYDVSNGVVVRKEETTISLSGLSVGVLIDW; encoded by the coding sequence ATGAATGACATTATTGACTGCAGCTGGTTAAAACCCGTCGCAGGGCGACTGTGCCTGCTGTTGTGCTCGTCGGTCGGGGCCAGTTTCCCGGTCGCCGCTTACGCTCAGCAGCCGGATGTCGTTCATGCGATCGGTGAATACCCGCCAGGAATGATGCCCGGAGCCGGGATCCAGCAGGTGCAGCTGCCCCAGTCTCGGCAGTACTACGAATATCTGCCCAGTGGTCGCGACTGGGATCAGTATTCCGATTCGCCGCTCGATCGCTTTCTGAAGCAGGTCGGCAGCCAGACTTACACCCGATTCGACTACCTGCTGTGGTCCGTTTCCGACCCGAGCCAGAGTATCATCGGAGCCCCCGGCAAGAGACTCAACGAGAACGTTGGTTTCGAGAAGCCGGCCTTCATCGATATGGCCCGGGCCAACCAGGTCACAGGATTGGATCAGTTCTATCCGGTCCGCAATCCGCTGCTGCGTTCCAATCCGGACGGGTTGGTCCTGATCCAGATCTGGGAAAGCGACCCGAGCGAACTGGTGGATCTGGATGGCGATCTGTTCGAGTACGATATCATCGACGCCGATGGTGACGGCATCAACGACGACGACAACGATCTGGATATCTTTCCCCGCGTCACGAATACGCAGAAGCTTTCGTTTCTCCGCGGTGACGAGAATCCCGGAGTCGGTGGAGGAAATGTCCTCGTTCCGTCAACAGGGACGGCGGGGGATCCCGCTCAGGTCGCTGTTCTGACTGTGGGCCGCCTGGCCAATACGCGATCCTTTCAGCTGGACAACAACAACGGCTTCCGTGGAGTGATCGGGCTGGACACCACGTTTGGTGCGATCGAGTTCGATTTCTTCACGATGGGACGATCCGATACGGGACTGGAATTCGTTCCGATTCCCGACGGACTGCTCGGAACCCCGGGCGGGGCAGTGAGTGGCGCGGCGGCCGACCCGGCTGTGATTCCGTTCCTGGTCAACGGTCAGATGGCTCCGGATATCTTCGATACGGCTGGCAACCTGATCACCGACAGCAACAACTACTACGTTATCTTTAACGATACCTATCGGGCGACCTATCAGTCGGAAGCCTGGGGGTTCGATCCGAACATCTACTGGACTCTCAATGAGCGTCCAGACCGTTTCAAGCTCGCCGGCTCGCTCGGTTTCCGGTACTTCGATTTCCGGGAACAGTTCCGCCAAGTCGGTTCGTTCACGCAGGAAGCGCCTGATCCGCTGCGTCCGTTCTATGTTTACGACAACGAACTGCAGGACACGAATACATCGACCAGCGATGATCTTCTTTCGGTTATCAACTCTGTTACTGAAAACCGCGTGATGGGACCGCAGATTGGTCTGAGGTCGCAGATCGGCGACGATCGAGTCTCCTTCAATCTCGATACTCACGTGATGGCCGGGGTGAATACCTGGGAAGCGGAAGTCGCAGTCGACGACCTGCTGTTCGTGGGCGACGACAACTTCACGGAAGCCAGCTCGACAAACTTCTCCGCCGGCTTCGAAATGGTGCTCGATGCCCGCGTGCGACTGCGGGATCATGTGACGCTGACGGCCGGTTACAATTTCCTCTGGTTCACCGACATCACGCGACCGGATGAGAACATCTACTACAACATCAACGCCACCCGACTGCCGGCGACCGCCAACGGCACGGCCAGCGTTGGTCCCGACTACGATGTCAGCAACGGCGTGGTTGTCCGCAAGGAAGAAACCACCATCAGCCTGAGCGGTCTCTCGGTCGGGGTGCTGATCGACTGGTAA
- a CDS encoding DUF167 domain-containing protein encodes MGRVSLKVVPSSSRDQITGWLGASLKIKVQAPPEKGKANAAVIALLARSLKIDKNQLSLVSGETSPVKVIEVTDCSDEDLRERLTAITS; translated from the coding sequence GTGGGTCGAGTCTCACTTAAAGTCGTCCCGTCGTCTTCGCGTGACCAGATTACCGGTTGGCTTGGGGCGTCACTGAAAATCAAAGTGCAGGCCCCGCCCGAGAAAGGCAAAGCGAACGCAGCCGTGATTGCCCTGCTGGCTCGATCTTTGAAGATCGACAAGAATCAGCTCTCTCTCGTGAGTGGCGAGACTTCCCCCGTCAAAGTCATCGAAGTGACTGACTGCAGCGACGAAGACCTGCGGGAACGCCTGACTGCGATCACCAGTTGA
- a CDS encoding ExbD/TolR family protein, giving the protein MRIRSVIGVDRDLNDSQTMTPMIDIVFLLLVFFICVATDQVVEMSLPTELASGDVSAQETQPQDSWVTEIRLHLYPGPGDSGTVVEMNSRILTSFPEVKSTLQALADVSRESPVLLNVEDDVPLGDLVQVYDACRSAEFELINFVMDRPAAKYGM; this is encoded by the coding sequence ATGCGTATCCGTTCCGTGATCGGTGTCGACCGGGATCTCAACGACAGTCAGACGATGACGCCGATGATCGACATCGTCTTCCTGCTGCTCGTCTTCTTCATTTGCGTAGCGACTGATCAGGTGGTTGAAATGTCGCTTCCGACGGAACTGGCGAGCGGCGACGTTTCCGCCCAGGAAACCCAGCCCCAGGATTCGTGGGTTACCGAGATTCGTCTGCACCTCTACCCCGGCCCCGGCGATTCCGGCACGGTTGTCGAAATGAACAGCCGCATCCTCACGTCGTTTCCGGAAGTGAAATCAACCCTGCAGGCCCTGGCCGATGTCTCCCGCGAAAGCCCGGTGCTGCTCAACGTCGAAGACGATGTCCCCCTCGGCGATCTGGTCCAGGTCTACGACGCCTGCCGTTCGGCCGAGTTCGAACTGATCAACTTCGTCATGGACCGCCCAGCCGCCAAGTACGGAATGTAA
- a CDS encoding ExbD/TolR family protein yields MKPATAPRSRSLRFAITPMIDIVFLLIIFFLVATHFVKSETLEPVELPEASQAEDPEASSPHRMTITILEDGSYILNGRKLEWLELESILLQVEKPREKDAELEVRLRGDARAEYRFIKPILEACAKANLTKVGFTVLPGGGE; encoded by the coding sequence ATGAAGCCGGCCACCGCTCCCCGCTCCCGTTCGCTGCGGTTCGCGATCACGCCGATGATCGACATCGTCTTTCTGCTGATTATCTTCTTTCTGGTCGCTACCCACTTCGTGAAGAGCGAAACACTGGAGCCGGTCGAACTGCCGGAAGCGAGTCAGGCTGAGGACCCGGAAGCCAGTTCGCCGCATCGTATGACGATCACGATTCTCGAAGACGGCTCCTACATCCTCAACGGCCGCAAGCTCGAATGGCTCGAACTCGAATCGATCCTCCTTCAGGTGGAAAAACCACGCGAGAAAGACGCCGAACTCGAAGTCCGCCTGCGGGGTGATGCCCGAGCCGAGTACCGATTCATCAAACCGATTCTCGAAGCGTGCGCGAAAGCCAACCTCACCAAAGTCGGTTTCACCGTCCTCCCGGGTGGAGGAGAGTAA
- a CDS encoding MotA/TolQ/ExbB proton channel family protein, whose product MTLTDGLLLAQQAAEPTLDWQQLLQAGGYVGYIIVGLSVIMVTLIMQNLLMLRRGNLMPLEMARQAHELITAGRFQEANQLCRDKPCFLGDMIQAGLTEAELGYAHIEKALEDASAEHSARMMRKVEYLNVIGTLAPMLGLLGTVWGMIQAFLEFQSQASPSVSEFAPGISHALVTTLMGLSVAIPALGTFALLRNRVDEMVFETSLMAEQVFSGYRRARPKRKAPAPAPAAPKGDA is encoded by the coding sequence TTGACTCTCACAGATGGACTTCTTCTCGCTCAGCAGGCCGCAGAGCCGACCCTCGACTGGCAGCAACTCCTGCAGGCCGGCGGCTATGTCGGCTACATCATCGTCGGCCTCAGCGTCATCATGGTCACGCTGATTATGCAGAATCTGCTGATGCTCCGCCGCGGCAACCTGATGCCGCTCGAGATGGCCCGGCAGGCTCATGAGCTCATCACCGCCGGCCGGTTCCAGGAAGCCAACCAACTCTGCCGCGACAAGCCCTGCTTTCTCGGCGACATGATTCAGGCTGGACTCACCGAAGCCGAACTCGGTTACGCGCACATCGAGAAAGCTCTCGAAGACGCCAGTGCCGAACATTCCGCCCGGATGATGCGGAAGGTCGAATACCTCAACGTCATCGGCACTCTCGCTCCAATGCTCGGACTGCTCGGCACCGTCTGGGGGATGATCCAGGCCTTTCTGGAGTTCCAGTCGCAGGCCAGCCCATCTGTTTCGGAGTTCGCCCCGGGAATCTCGCACGCTCTTGTCACCACGCTGATGGGACTGAGCGTCGCCATTCCCGCGCTCGGCACGTTTGCTCTGCTGCGAAACCGGGTCGATGAGATGGTCTTTGAAACTTCGCTGATGGCCGAACAGGTCTTCTCCGGCTACCGTCGCGCCCGTCCGAAGCGAAAGGCTCCGGCTCCTGCCCCCGCTGCCCCGAAAGGCGACGCATGA
- a CDS encoding glutaminyl-peptide cyclotransferase — MESEVQEQARAQQKLRLWFALPVLILLVIIGAGLPWAAAQFQQPERWSHRVVQKYPHDAEAFTQGLVVHNGMLIEGTGHFGKSRLQQIDLETGNVIKSVALPQQYFGEGIAIANGELFQLTWKNRVAFVYNPDTLEYLRTERYSGEGWGLTFDGQHLIMSDGSAVLRFYDPKTFRVVRRVTVHDGRKTIDKLNELEFIQGEVWANVWYSDEVVRIDPADGRVLGLVDLKGLKPPSLLLDRDAVYNGIAWSGEDRRLFVTGKNWPVLYEIECVK; from the coding sequence ATGGAAAGCGAAGTCCAGGAACAGGCTCGCGCGCAGCAGAAACTGCGGCTGTGGTTCGCGCTTCCCGTGCTGATTCTGCTCGTGATCATCGGAGCGGGTCTCCCCTGGGCCGCCGCTCAGTTTCAGCAGCCCGAACGCTGGTCGCATCGGGTCGTTCAGAAATATCCGCACGATGCCGAAGCCTTCACGCAGGGGCTCGTCGTGCACAACGGCATGCTCATTGAAGGGACGGGCCACTTCGGCAAATCCCGCCTGCAGCAGATCGATCTGGAAACCGGCAACGTTATCAAATCGGTCGCGCTGCCGCAGCAGTACTTCGGGGAAGGCATCGCGATTGCCAATGGCGAGCTGTTTCAGCTGACCTGGAAGAACCGGGTCGCCTTCGTCTACAACCCCGACACACTCGAGTACCTGCGAACCGAACGCTATTCGGGCGAGGGCTGGGGGCTGACTTTTGACGGGCAGCATCTCATCATGAGCGACGGCTCGGCGGTCCTTCGTTTTTACGATCCCAAAACCTTCCGCGTCGTCCGCCGCGTCACCGTACACGATGGCCGCAAGACGATCGACAAACTCAACGAACTCGAATTCATTCAGGGCGAAGTCTGGGCCAACGTCTGGTACAGCGATGAAGTCGTGCGAATCGATCCTGCCGATGGCCGCGTGCTCGGCCTGGTCGATCTCAAGGGCCTCAAGCCTCCCAGCCTGCTGCTCGACCGCGACGCCGTCTACAATGGCATTGCCTGGAGCGGTGAAGATCGCCGACTGTTCGTCACCGGCAAAAACTGGCCGGTCCTGTATGAAATCGAATGCGTGAAATAA
- a CDS encoding TatD family hydrolase: protein MKIIDPHIHVSSRTTDDYEAMAAAGIVAVIEPAFWMGQPRTSVGTFQDYYSSLVGFERFRAAQFGIRHYCTIGLNSKEANNVPLAEQVMEILPLYLAKEGVVAVGEIGFDDMTDAEERFLREQLELAKEAELPVMIHTPHRNKKQGTLRSMDIIEEHGIPPHMAVIDHNNEETVQSVLDRGFWAAFTIYPKTKMGNERMVEVVRKFGSDRIIVDSSADWGVSDPLAVPKTAKLMIDRGIPENDVHLTCYGNALAAYGQSGQFNEEDWLNPPPIDQRTLFSGNSVLRGQEPRVDTPDAKELIS from the coding sequence ATGAAAATTATCGATCCCCACATTCACGTCTCGTCCCGCACCACCGACGATTACGAAGCGATGGCCGCAGCCGGCATCGTCGCCGTCATCGAACCGGCCTTCTGGATGGGACAGCCCCGCACGAGCGTCGGCACCTTTCAGGACTACTACTCCAGTCTGGTCGGCTTTGAACGCTTCCGGGCTGCCCAGTTCGGAATTCGTCATTACTGCACGATCGGCTTGAACTCCAAAGAAGCCAACAACGTGCCCCTGGCCGAGCAGGTGATGGAGATTCTGCCACTCTATCTGGCCAAAGAAGGAGTCGTCGCCGTCGGTGAGATCGGTTTCGACGACATGACCGACGCCGAGGAACGCTTCCTTCGCGAACAGCTCGAACTCGCCAAAGAAGCCGAGCTGCCCGTGATGATCCACACACCGCACCGCAACAAAAAGCAGGGAACGCTGCGGAGCATGGACATCATCGAAGAGCACGGCATTCCCCCGCACATGGCCGTGATTGACCACAACAACGAAGAGACCGTGCAAAGCGTCCTGGATCGCGGCTTCTGGGCCGCCTTCACGATCTATCCCAAAACCAAGATGGGGAACGAGCGGATGGTCGAAGTCGTTCGCAAATTCGGCTCCGACCGAATTATCGTCGATTCGTCGGCCGACTGGGGCGTTTCCGACCCGCTGGCCGTGCCGAAAACCGCCAAACTGATGATCGATCGCGGCATTCCCGAGAACGATGTCCACCTTACCTGCTACGGCAACGCCCTCGCCGCCTACGGGCAGAGCGGACAGTTCAACGAGGAAGACTGGCTCAATCCCCCGCCGATCGACCAGCGAACCCTCTTCTCCGGCAACAGCGTCCTCCGCGGCCAGGAACCTCGGGTCGACACACCCGACGCGAAGGAGTTAATCTCCTGA
- a CDS encoding alpha/beta fold hydrolase gives MNYTVDQSTFSVEDRGAGDPLLFVHGFPLNSSMWQAQLEFFESRYRVIAPDLRGFGSSKGAASLVTMQDYADDLAELLKEMKILEPVTFCGLSMGGYIAWQFAERHPHQMKRLILCDTKATADPEAARLQRLELADRVEREGSEFFVDTMLKKIFAPATFASQPELVDSFRKLILNTDPQAIAGASRGMAERPDFTERVGGITVPTLLLCGSDDTLTPPDQMEQLAGMMYKAEFHLIPGAGHMAPVENPQAVNEVIARFLAATDV, from the coding sequence ATGAACTACACCGTCGATCAATCCACATTCTCTGTCGAGGATCGTGGAGCCGGCGATCCGCTGCTCTTCGTTCACGGATTCCCACTTAACTCCAGTATGTGGCAGGCTCAACTCGAGTTCTTCGAATCGCGGTACCGCGTCATCGCTCCCGATCTTCGCGGGTTCGGCTCCTCGAAAGGAGCCGCCTCGCTGGTCACGATGCAGGACTACGCCGACGATCTCGCCGAGCTGCTCAAGGAAATGAAGATTCTCGAACCAGTCACCTTCTGTGGACTCTCGATGGGCGGCTACATCGCCTGGCAGTTCGCAGAACGGCATCCGCACCAGATGAAGCGTCTCATCCTCTGCGACACAAAAGCCACCGCAGATCCCGAAGCCGCCCGACTTCAGCGACTGGAACTGGCCGACCGGGTCGAACGGGAAGGCTCCGAGTTCTTCGTCGACACGATGCTCAAGAAGATTTTCGCGCCGGCGACCTTCGCCTCGCAGCCAGAGCTGGTTGACTCATTCCGCAAGCTGATCCTGAACACGGATCCTCAGGCGATCGCCGGAGCCTCACGCGGCATGGCCGAACGTCCCGACTTTACCGAACGGGTCGGCGGCATCACGGTACCGACTCTTCTGCTTTGTGGCTCGGATGACACCCTCACGCCGCCCGATCAGATGGAGCAGCTCGCAGGAATGATGTACAAAGCCGAGTTTCATCTCATCCCGGGAGCCGGCCACATGGCTCCGGTGGAGAACCCGCAGGCAGTGAACGAAGTGATCGCCCGCTTCCTCGCCGCCACCGATGTGTGA